The following proteins come from a genomic window of Brevibacillus antibioticus:
- the cobK gene encoding precorrin-6A reductase encodes MILVLAGTSDARELALQIKDEGYELLTTVVTDNAAKSLEEADVPVQVGRLTAADIQQLIQDRAVQCVVDASHPFAEEASKNAMAGAQGAGVPYIRYERESLSSPGSEKLIVVEDYVQAAELAAEKRGVIMLTTGSKTLKTFTDRLLGLPDTTVVARMLPRLDNMQKCEELGVEQKNIVAMQGPFSKELNKALYDHYGVTLMITKESGKVGAFDEKVEAALEMGIETIVIGRPKIDYGTKFSDYASVLGELKRVTGGN; translated from the coding sequence ATGATTCTGGTACTGGCTGGAACGAGCGACGCGCGCGAGTTGGCTTTGCAAATTAAAGACGAGGGCTACGAGCTGTTGACGACGGTCGTCACTGACAATGCTGCGAAAAGTTTGGAGGAGGCGGACGTGCCCGTTCAGGTCGGACGCCTGACCGCCGCCGATATCCAGCAGCTGATCCAAGACAGAGCCGTCCAATGCGTAGTCGACGCGAGTCACCCCTTCGCAGAGGAAGCCTCCAAAAACGCCATGGCAGGAGCACAGGGCGCGGGAGTCCCCTACATTCGCTACGAGCGGGAAAGCCTCTCCTCACCGGGCAGCGAGAAGCTGATTGTAGTAGAAGACTATGTCCAGGCGGCTGAGCTGGCGGCTGAAAAGCGTGGCGTCATCATGCTGACGACAGGAAGCAAGACGCTGAAAACGTTCACGGATCGTCTGTTGGGCCTGCCTGATACTACGGTGGTCGCCCGAATGCTCCCCCGTCTTGACAATATGCAAAAATGCGAAGAGCTCGGTGTCGAGCAAAAAAACATCGTCGCGATGCAAGGCCCTTTTTCCAAGGAGCTGAACAAAGCGCTCTACGATCATTATGGTGTTACGCTGATGATCACCAAGGAGAGCGGCAAGGTAGGCGCTTTTGACGAAAAGGTGGAAGCGGCACTGGAAATGGGCATTGAAACAATCGTCATCGGTCGACCGAAGATCGATTATGGAACGAAGTTTTCGGATTACGCCAGCGTGCTGGGCGAACTCAAACGAGTGACTGGAGGAAACTAA
- a CDS encoding cobyric acid synthase: MPKTLPLMVQGTSSDAGKSAIATALCRIFAQDGYKTAPFKSQNMALNSYVTLDGKEIGRAQGVQAEAAGILATTDMNPILIKPTRDSESQIVVNGEPYGNMKAFAYRTEFYDEGLRVIEEAYQRLASSYERIVIEGAGSPAEVNLNDRELVNMRVARLTNAPVILVADIERGGVFASLVGTLQLLEPEDRDRVIGVIINRFRGDLTLLQPGLDWFEEYTGKPVLGVVPFIPDLWIDAEDSLILHRYQGQRETPREIDIAVLRYPRISNFTDVDPFFVEPDCRMRFVTRLEELGEPDLIVLPGSKNTLEDLQFLRDTGLAAAVQDLHHKGKTYIVGLCGGYQMLGDSIHDPAGVESLLQQLDGLGLIPMITTMEQKKTTVLSRGEAVFAKEKLTVEGYEIHMGQSAYSSYDFPFIQMEGRTEGYCQEERQLIGTYFHGLFHNDHFRTLLLNTIREKKGLPPITDRPSFVALREQGYDLLADTVRRHVKLDTIEEYMKVFQEKEVQI, encoded by the coding sequence GTGCCTAAAACCCTCCCGTTGATGGTACAAGGTACTAGCTCGGATGCAGGAAAAAGTGCGATTGCTACAGCGCTGTGCCGGATTTTTGCCCAAGATGGCTACAAGACAGCTCCGTTCAAATCGCAAAATATGGCCCTGAATTCCTACGTGACGCTGGATGGAAAAGAAATCGGCCGGGCACAGGGCGTTCAGGCAGAAGCAGCGGGAATTCTGGCGACGACTGACATGAACCCCATTTTGATCAAGCCGACGCGAGATTCCGAATCGCAAATTGTCGTCAACGGCGAGCCATATGGCAACATGAAAGCTTTTGCCTATCGAACGGAATTTTATGACGAGGGCTTGCGGGTCATTGAAGAAGCGTATCAACGACTCGCCAGCTCCTATGAGCGGATCGTCATTGAAGGGGCTGGCAGTCCGGCAGAGGTCAATCTGAATGACCGCGAGCTCGTCAATATGCGAGTCGCTCGTCTCACGAACGCGCCCGTCATTTTGGTGGCAGACATCGAGCGTGGGGGTGTGTTTGCCAGCTTGGTCGGTACTCTCCAACTGCTCGAGCCCGAAGATCGGGACCGCGTGATCGGCGTCATCATCAATCGTTTTCGTGGAGACCTGACGCTTTTGCAGCCGGGACTCGACTGGTTCGAAGAATATACGGGCAAGCCTGTCCTTGGTGTCGTGCCATTTATTCCAGACTTGTGGATCGATGCGGAGGATTCGCTGATTTTGCACCGTTATCAAGGTCAGCGTGAGACACCGCGTGAGATTGACATTGCGGTTTTGCGCTACCCGCGAATTTCCAACTTCACTGACGTGGACCCGTTTTTTGTAGAGCCGGATTGCCGGATGCGTTTTGTGACACGTTTGGAAGAGCTGGGTGAACCAGACCTGATTGTCTTGCCGGGCAGCAAGAATACACTAGAGGATTTGCAATTCTTACGAGATACAGGTCTTGCCGCGGCGGTCCAAGACCTTCATCATAAAGGGAAGACGTATATCGTCGGTTTGTGCGGCGGCTATCAAATGCTGGGAGATTCTATTCATGATCCGGCTGGGGTCGAGTCTTTGTTGCAGCAGCTTGATGGGCTAGGTCTCATCCCGATGATCACGACGATGGAGCAGAAGAAGACGACCGTTTTGTCCCGTGGCGAAGCAGTATTTGCGAAGGAAAAGCTGACGGTGGAAGGCTACGAGATTCACATGGGGCAATCTGCTTATTCGAGCTATGATTTTCCTTTTATCCAGATGGAGGGGCGTACGGAGGGCTATTGTCAGGAGGAGCGGCAGTTGATCGGCACGTATTTTCATGGCCTGTTCCACAATGACCACTTCCGCACGCTGTTGCTGAATACCATCCGTGAGAAAAAAGGTCTCCCACCCATCACGGATCGCCCATCCTTTGTCGCTCTACGAGAGCAGGGGTACGATCTGTTGGCGGATACGGTTCGCCGCCATGTGAAGTTGGATACGATCGAAGAGTACATGAAGGTTTTTCAAGAAAAAGAGGTGCAAATATAA
- the cobT gene encoding nicotinate-nucleotide--dimethylbenzimidazole phosphoribosyltransferase, producing MAVIYPAIEPRNQEASEQTRQHVDQLTKPLGSLGRLEQLAIELAGMTGETMPVVTPPGVLVFAADHGVAREGVSAYPQEVTAQMVLNMVHGGAGVNVFARQIGAIQKIVDVGVAVEVEAPAVYNKRVRAGSGNMLKEAAMTADEAQRSIAVGLEMAEAIIGEGAKVLIVGEVGIGNTTASSAILSALTGADPEQIVGRGTGLDDAGWQRKKTVVREALALHRPDATNPLDVLAKVGGLEIGAMAGAIMGAASRRVPVLLDGFIATVAALLAVRMEPLVADYLIAGHRSEEPGHDFVLQALGKEPLLSLNLRLGEGSGATLAFPIVEAATRMVREMATFASAGVSDR from the coding sequence ATGGCAGTCATTTATCCGGCGATTGAGCCACGAAATCAGGAAGCAAGTGAGCAAACGAGACAGCATGTGGATCAGTTGACCAAGCCGCTTGGCAGCCTTGGTCGCTTGGAGCAATTGGCTATTGAGCTGGCTGGGATGACAGGGGAGACAATGCCTGTTGTGACACCGCCGGGCGTGCTTGTTTTTGCGGCCGATCACGGTGTGGCACGAGAAGGTGTCTCTGCCTATCCGCAGGAAGTGACAGCGCAAATGGTGCTGAATATGGTTCATGGCGGAGCTGGAGTCAACGTCTTCGCCAGACAAATCGGAGCCATCCAAAAAATCGTAGATGTCGGTGTAGCGGTCGAGGTCGAAGCGCCGGCTGTTTACAACAAGCGAGTCAGAGCAGGCTCGGGCAATATGCTGAAAGAAGCAGCGATGACCGCAGATGAAGCGCAGCGCTCCATCGCAGTTGGCCTTGAAATGGCAGAAGCGATTATCGGAGAAGGCGCCAAAGTCCTGATCGTCGGTGAAGTAGGGATTGGCAACACGACAGCCAGCAGTGCGATCCTGTCAGCCTTAACCGGAGCTGATCCTGAGCAAATCGTCGGACGAGGAACAGGGCTGGATGACGCGGGCTGGCAGCGTAAAAAGACAGTTGTTCGTGAAGCACTCGCCTTGCATCGCCCGGATGCAACCAATCCGTTGGACGTTTTGGCAAAAGTCGGCGGATTGGAAATCGGGGCAATGGCTGGGGCGATCATGGGAGCAGCTTCTCGCCGTGTCCCTGTGCTCTTGGACGGCTTTATTGCTACGGTAGCGGCTTTGCTTGCTGTTCGCATGGAGCCACTCGTTGCAGATTACTTGATCGCGGGTCACCGTTCTGAGGAGCCGGGTCATGATTTTGTCCTGCAAGCATTAGGCAAGGAGCCATTGCTCAGCCTGAATTTGCGACTGGGCGAAGGAAGCGGAGCAACATTGGCGTTTCCGATCGTGGAAGCAGCGACACGAATGGTTCGTGAGATGGCGACATTTGCATCGGCAGGAGTAAGTGACCGATGA
- the cobI gene encoding precorrin-2 C(20)-methyltransferase, which yields MTKIGTLYGLGVGPGDPELITVKAFRLLQQAPVVAYPKKRMGSKSYAHQIAELYVQSPDKEMLGLVFPMTRDKEILEREWTNTVEIVWERLSEGKDVAFVTEGDPMFYSTFIHMMRVMHEEHPEVPIVTVPGVSSFLGAASRFNLPLADGDEQIGIIPATEDKEAMRKALENHDTVVFLKVAKVLPMIIGLLKEMGLAEKAAVATKVTSSEEMVWTDMRELERAELSYLTLMVVKK from the coding sequence GTGACTAAGATCGGAACATTGTACGGACTAGGAGTAGGTCCCGGCGACCCTGAATTGATTACCGTCAAGGCATTTCGTCTATTACAGCAAGCACCAGTGGTTGCGTATCCGAAAAAACGGATGGGCAGCAAAAGCTACGCGCATCAAATCGCAGAGCTGTATGTGCAGTCCCCAGACAAGGAAATGCTCGGACTCGTATTCCCGATGACGCGGGACAAAGAAATTTTGGAGCGCGAGTGGACCAACACGGTGGAGATCGTCTGGGAGCGTCTGTCTGAAGGCAAGGATGTCGCTTTTGTAACGGAAGGCGATCCGATGTTTTACAGCACGTTCATCCACATGATGCGCGTCATGCATGAGGAGCACCCGGAAGTGCCAATCGTGACCGTACCAGGCGTCTCTTCGTTTCTGGGAGCAGCTTCCCGCTTCAATCTGCCGCTGGCGGATGGCGACGAGCAGATCGGCATCATCCCGGCAACAGAAGACAAGGAAGCCATGCGCAAAGCGCTTGAGAACCATGATACCGTCGTGTTCCTGAAGGTAGCAAAGGTACTGCCAATGATCATTGGCTTGCTGAAAGAAATGGGACTGGCTGAAAAGGCAGCAGTAGCGACCAAGGTCACTTCCTCCGAGGAAATGGTTTGGACCGATATGCGTGAACTGGAGCGGGCAGAGCTTAGCTATCTTACATTGATGGTGGTGAAAAAGTAA
- a CDS encoding cobalt-precorrin-5B (C(1))-methyltransferase, which produces MAAKAATDEKEAKPLRHGYTTGSCATATTKAALIALITQEEQSQATIRLPIGEDVTFQMESCEFSLERATVGTIKDGGDDPDATHGALILSTVEWSDEPGIILDGGLGVGRVTKPGLPVPIGEAAINPVPRKMIRETAQAVLDEYGTQRGIKIVISVPAGEEIAKKTLNGRLGILGGISILGTRGIVVPFSTSAYKASVAQAVNVAKEAGCDHIVLSTGGKSESYGVATYPELSEEAFVEMGDFVGFSLKQCKNQKMRKVTLVGMMGKFSKVAQGVMMVHSKSAPVDFGFLAQMAADAGASQERIDEILGANTASQVGDMMVDTPAFFEIMCENCCRAALKEVGGGIEVETIIITMKGSLLGRVTINDTGDESNWNRG; this is translated from the coding sequence ATGGCAGCCAAAGCAGCAACGGACGAAAAAGAGGCAAAACCCCTCCGCCACGGATATACGACTGGATCATGTGCAACGGCGACGACCAAGGCTGCTTTGATCGCGCTGATTACTCAGGAAGAGCAAAGCCAGGCGACGATTCGCCTGCCAATCGGCGAGGATGTCACCTTTCAGATGGAGAGCTGTGAATTTTCATTGGAGAGGGCGACAGTAGGCACCATCAAGGATGGGGGAGACGACCCTGACGCGACACACGGTGCTCTTATCCTCTCTACTGTGGAATGGTCGGATGAGCCCGGCATTATTTTGGATGGCGGACTCGGTGTGGGACGGGTGACCAAGCCAGGTTTGCCCGTTCCGATTGGCGAGGCAGCGATCAATCCCGTCCCGCGCAAAATGATCAGGGAAACCGCGCAGGCTGTTCTGGATGAGTACGGGACACAGCGCGGGATCAAAATCGTTATCTCCGTGCCAGCGGGCGAGGAAATCGCCAAAAAAACATTGAATGGACGACTCGGCATACTCGGCGGCATCTCCATTTTGGGGACGCGTGGAATCGTGGTGCCGTTTTCCACTTCTGCCTACAAGGCAAGCGTGGCACAAGCAGTCAATGTCGCCAAGGAAGCCGGCTGCGATCATATTGTGTTGTCGACGGGCGGAAAGAGTGAATCCTACGGGGTCGCTACTTATCCAGAGCTGTCGGAAGAAGCATTCGTGGAGATGGGCGATTTCGTCGGCTTTTCCCTCAAGCAGTGTAAAAACCAGAAGATGCGCAAAGTGACCTTGGTCGGGATGATGGGCAAGTTTTCCAAGGTAGCGCAGGGCGTCATGATGGTTCATTCCAAAAGCGCACCCGTCGATTTCGGCTTCCTCGCCCAAATGGCGGCAGATGCAGGAGCTTCGCAGGAGCGTATTGACGAAATTTTGGGAGCCAACACTGCTTCGCAGGTAGGCGATATGATGGTGGACACACCCGCCTTTTTCGAGATCATGTGCGAAAATTGCTGTCGCGCTGCATTAAAGGAAGTGGGCGGCGGTATCGAGGTCGAAACCATCATCATCACAATGAAAGGGTCCCTGTTGGGAAGGGTGACGATCAATGACACAGGCGATGAAAGTAATTGGAATCGGGGATGA
- a CDS encoding precorrin-8X methylmutase, giving the protein MDFKTEFKPMTVQPQEIEELSFQIITDELGEHSFTEEQYPVVQRVIHASADFDLGRSLVFHPDAVKSGIEAIRSGKIVVADVQMVQVGISKNRIEKFGGEVKVYISDRDVMEEAKRLNTTRAIISMRKAIKEADGGIFCIGNAPTALLELIRMVKEGEAKPGLVIGMPVGFVSAAESKEELAKLDIPFITNMGRKGGSPVTVAALNAISIMAERLG; this is encoded by the coding sequence ATGGATTTCAAAACAGAATTTAAACCGATGACTGTACAACCGCAAGAGATTGAGGAATTGAGCTTTCAAATCATTACAGATGAGCTGGGCGAGCATTCTTTTACGGAAGAGCAATATCCGGTAGTACAACGCGTCATTCACGCATCTGCAGACTTTGATCTCGGACGCAGCCTCGTATTCCACCCGGACGCAGTAAAATCGGGAATCGAAGCGATCCGCAGCGGCAAAATCGTCGTAGCAGATGTTCAGATGGTACAAGTCGGCATCAGCAAAAACCGCATTGAAAAATTCGGTGGAGAAGTAAAGGTATACATCTCTGATCGCGATGTGATGGAAGAGGCGAAGCGTCTGAACACGACTCGTGCGATCATTTCCATGCGCAAAGCGATCAAGGAAGCAGATGGCGGAATCTTTTGCATCGGAAACGCACCTACTGCACTCCTGGAGCTGATCCGTATGGTGAAGGAAGGCGAAGCAAAGCCAGGTCTGGTGATCGGGATGCCAGTTGGTTTCGTATCCGCGGCAGAATCCAAGGAAGAGTTGGCGAAGCTCGATATCCCATTCATCACAAACATGGGACGTAAAGGCGGAAGCCCAGTAACGGTAGCAGCTTTGAATGCCATTTCGATTATGGCGGAACGGTTGGGCTAA
- a CDS encoding cobyrinate a,c-diamide synthase, giving the protein MTDSRRIVIAGTGSGAGKTTVTIGLMAALKRKGHIVQGFKCGPDYIDPTYHTAVTGRASRNLDSFMLEHEIVKEIFVRGSEGADISIIEGVMGMYDGKEATSDKGSTAEISILTGSPVLLVVNCQSMARSAAAIVKGFQLLNPQASIVGVIANKVGSEGHYKIVKAAIEQECGIPVVGYLKRENELEIPERHLGLVPSVERGELTPLFEKLADLIAETVDLEQIWDLAKAEPLQAKPTLFAPRKASADVTIAVAKDPAFHFYYPENLELLEAYGAKLAFFSPLAGEGVPEDAAGLYIGGGFPEEFAAELSQNEAVKQSIRSAIIKGLPTLAECGGYMFLTEAIVTTEGDSYPMVGLIPGKVTMQKKLAALGYREVRGKAGNFLLGTEEQAKGHEFHYSTYASDQELPAAYETKGLRGTKPEGYAQDNLVAGYTHLHFGSNPELVERWLKRCAEVSARA; this is encoded by the coding sequence ATGACGGATAGCCGCCGTATTGTGATTGCCGGAACAGGCAGTGGAGCGGGTAAGACTACCGTTACTATCGGACTGATGGCTGCTCTGAAAAGAAAAGGGCATATCGTACAGGGCTTCAAGTGCGGACCTGACTACATCGATCCGACGTATCATACGGCTGTAACGGGGAGAGCTTCGCGTAATCTGGACAGCTTTATGCTGGAGCATGAGATCGTGAAGGAGATTTTTGTCCGCGGTAGCGAGGGTGCAGACATCTCGATTATCGAGGGCGTTATGGGCATGTACGATGGCAAGGAAGCGACCAGCGATAAAGGCAGCACGGCCGAAATCAGCATCCTGACTGGCTCTCCGGTTCTGTTGGTGGTCAATTGTCAGAGCATGGCGCGCAGTGCGGCTGCGATTGTCAAAGGCTTTCAACTGCTCAATCCACAGGCGAGCATCGTCGGTGTCATCGCGAACAAGGTCGGCAGTGAAGGGCACTACAAAATCGTGAAGGCAGCGATCGAGCAGGAGTGCGGGATTCCAGTCGTGGGCTACCTGAAACGGGAAAACGAGCTGGAAATACCGGAACGTCATCTCGGATTGGTGCCATCTGTTGAGCGTGGAGAGCTGACACCGCTGTTTGAAAAGCTGGCTGATCTGATTGCGGAGACAGTCGATTTGGAGCAAATTTGGGACTTGGCAAAGGCAGAGCCGCTGCAAGCAAAACCTACGCTGTTTGCTCCACGAAAAGCATCTGCCGATGTCACCATTGCTGTAGCGAAGGACCCTGCTTTTCATTTTTACTATCCGGAAAATTTGGAGTTGCTTGAAGCCTATGGCGCGAAGCTCGCGTTCTTTTCTCCGCTGGCCGGAGAGGGAGTGCCTGAGGACGCGGCTGGCTTGTACATTGGGGGAGGCTTCCCGGAGGAATTTGCGGCAGAGCTATCTCAAAATGAAGCGGTGAAGCAATCGATCCGATCTGCGATCATAAAAGGCTTGCCTACCTTGGCTGAGTGCGGCGGCTACATGTTTTTGACAGAGGCAATCGTGACGACCGAGGGCGACAGCTATCCGATGGTGGGGCTCATCCCAGGAAAGGTGACCATGCAGAAAAAGCTCGCAGCGCTCGGCTATCGGGAAGTGCGCGGCAAGGCAGGCAATTTCTTGCTTGGCACCGAAGAACAGGCAAAAGGGCATGAATTCCATTACTCTACGTATGCTTCGGATCAAGAGCTACCAGCAGCCTATGAGACAAAAGGACTTCGCGGTACGAAGCCGGAGGGCTATGCCCAAGATAATCTGGTTGCGGGCTATACTCACTTGCATTTCGGCTCCAATCCCGAACTGGTTGAGCGTTGGCTGAAACGTTGCGCGGAGGTGTCCGCTCGTGCCTAA
- a CDS encoding cobalt-precorrin 5A hydrolase, with translation MKIIELIEGEIPVIEQRGDYAIVAITKHGVEMARDLAQKFPGTDLYYMSKFERGDEEARGIQLFSNSVRMLFPALWPAYKGLIIIISLGAVIRMIAPLLEDKKKDPGVVVVDDRGENVISVLSGHLGGANELAREVAAVMGARPIITTASDVQKTIPVDLFGRRFGWEWDSAEKLTPVSASVVNEERVAVINESGERDWWMHDTPMPPSIKEYATIAEAQADQLQAALVVSHRLLTPEEQSILDNGVLYRPKVIVLGMGCNRGTSAEEIEAVIKETLDELQFSIKSVKALATIELKKDEEGLIAVCEKYGWPFVWYSPEELNQVEISDPSDTVFKFTGAYGVSEPAAKLYAGADELVLTKKKSGNTTISVGLMPYHEEDRA, from the coding sequence ATGAAGATCATCGAACTGATCGAGGGAGAAATCCCTGTTATCGAACAGCGCGGAGACTATGCCATTGTTGCGATCACAAAGCACGGGGTGGAAATGGCGCGTGATTTGGCGCAAAAATTTCCTGGAACAGACCTGTACTACATGAGCAAGTTCGAGCGGGGAGATGAGGAAGCGCGCGGCATCCAGCTGTTTTCAAACAGCGTGCGGATGTTGTTTCCAGCTCTCTGGCCTGCTTATAAAGGGTTAATCATCATTATTTCACTAGGTGCGGTTATTCGGATGATCGCACCTTTGCTCGAAGACAAAAAGAAAGACCCGGGTGTGGTCGTCGTCGATGATCGTGGGGAGAATGTCATCAGTGTGCTGTCCGGTCATTTGGGCGGTGCCAATGAGTTGGCTCGCGAGGTAGCGGCAGTCATGGGTGCTCGTCCGATTATCACGACAGCATCTGACGTACAGAAGACAATTCCAGTCGATCTATTCGGTAGACGTTTTGGGTGGGAATGGGATTCCGCTGAAAAGCTGACCCCTGTCAGTGCTTCTGTCGTCAATGAGGAGCGCGTAGCAGTCATCAATGAATCCGGTGAACGCGACTGGTGGATGCATGACACGCCGATGCCGCCGTCGATCAAGGAATACGCGACAATCGCTGAGGCACAAGCCGATCAGCTGCAAGCTGCTCTCGTCGTTTCTCATCGCTTGCTCACACCGGAGGAACAATCGATTTTGGACAACGGCGTCCTTTATCGTCCGAAGGTCATCGTACTCGGGATGGGCTGCAACCGGGGAACCTCCGCAGAGGAGATCGAGGCAGTTATCAAGGAAACGCTGGATGAACTGCAATTTTCGATCAAAAGTGTAAAAGCACTGGCGACCATTGAGCTGAAAAAGGATGAAGAGGGTCTGATCGCCGTTTGCGAAAAATACGGCTGGCCGTTCGTCTGGTATTCGCCTGAGGAGTTGAATCAGGTAGAAATCAGCGATCCATCTGATACCGTCTTCAAGTTTACTGGAGCATACGGAGTGAGCGAGCCTGCCGCGAAGCTGTACGCTGGCGCAGACGAACTCGTTTTGACCAAGAAGAAGTCGGGTAACACCACCATTTCGGTCGGATTGATGCCCTATCATGAGGAGGATCGCGCATGA
- the cobM gene encoding precorrin-4 C(11)-methyltransferase, whose protein sequence is MKLYIVGAGPGDPDLITVKGLKLLQKADVIMYTDSLVNEDLVAMGNPDAEVLQSSGMALEEMVEQLVDRISSGKTVVRLHTGDPSIYGAIMEQIALLKEKGIEVEIVPGVSSVFAAAAAVGAELTIPDLTQTIILTRAEGRTPVPEREKLRALAEHHCTLALYLSATLTKKVVRELIEAGWSEDTPVAVVQRASWPDQLIVRTTLKNLDEDMGKNGIRKHAMILAGWALDPNIHDKSEQYRSKLYDKTFTHGFRKGVKE, encoded by the coding sequence ATGAAACTGTACATAGTGGGAGCGGGTCCCGGCGACCCCGATCTGATTACGGTAAAAGGCTTGAAGCTGCTGCAAAAGGCAGACGTCATTATGTATACTGACTCTCTCGTGAACGAGGACTTGGTAGCAATGGGCAATCCCGATGCAGAGGTATTGCAAAGCTCGGGTATGGCATTGGAAGAAATGGTAGAACAGTTGGTAGACCGGATTAGCAGTGGAAAAACAGTCGTTCGCCTGCATACGGGCGATCCATCGATTTATGGCGCGATCATGGAGCAGATCGCACTGTTAAAGGAAAAAGGTATCGAGGTAGAAATCGTACCGGGTGTGAGCTCAGTATTTGCGGCAGCGGCAGCAGTAGGAGCCGAGTTGACAATTCCTGATCTGACACAGACGATTATCCTCACTCGTGCAGAAGGCCGCACGCCAGTGCCTGAAAGAGAAAAGCTGCGTGCACTCGCTGAGCATCATTGCACACTGGCTCTGTACCTTAGCGCGACTTTGACGAAAAAAGTAGTCCGCGAGCTAATCGAAGCTGGCTGGAGCGAGGACACACCTGTAGCAGTCGTACAACGTGCGAGCTGGCCGGATCAATTGATCGTTCGCACGACGCTGAAAAACTTGGACGAAGATATGGGTAAAAACGGTATTCGCAAACACGCAATGATTTTGGCTGGCTGGGCATTGGACCCGAACATCCACGACAAGAGCGAGCAGTACCGCTCCAAACTGTACGACAAAACCTTTACGCACGGGTTCAGAAAAGGTGTGAAGGAATAA
- the cbiE gene encoding precorrin-6y C5,15-methyltransferase (decarboxylating) subunit CbiE, whose amino-acid sequence MTQAMKVIGIGDDGQQSLLPLYRTWIEESELLVGGERHLSFFPEYAGEKRVLKGGLTAMVEELRTETRKTVILASGDPLFYGIGGLLSKKLNVEIYPHLSSIQLAFAKMGEAWQDATLASVHGRSIKGLAQRIDGKDKVALLTDRENSPAAIAKYLLSFHMTEYDAFVAENLGSAEERTGWYSLEEMADGVFSDLNVMILKKRRPSPVWPFGIADEEFSQRKPDKGLITKKEVRILSIAQLQLHAKSIVWDIGTCTGSVAIEAGRIAREGEVYGVEKNVDDLENCRQNMAKFRTDLTVVNARAPHGLDQFPDPDAVFIGGSGGELRELLNICCTRLRPNGRIVVNAATIETLYEATQAFAQEGFETSVTLAQLSRSKPILSLTRFEALNPIYIITAWAKQAEEQGGDSK is encoded by the coding sequence ATGACACAGGCGATGAAAGTAATTGGAATCGGGGATGATGGACAGCAGAGCCTGCTGCCGTTGTACCGGACTTGGATAGAGGAAAGTGAACTGTTGGTTGGAGGAGAGCGGCACCTCAGCTTTTTCCCGGAGTATGCGGGAGAGAAGCGGGTGCTGAAAGGCGGACTGACTGCGATGGTAGAAGAGCTTCGCACTGAGACGCGCAAAACGGTCATTCTGGCGTCAGGTGACCCGCTCTTTTATGGGATTGGTGGCTTGCTTTCCAAAAAGCTGAACGTGGAGATTTATCCGCACCTCAGCTCCATCCAGCTCGCTTTTGCCAAAATGGGCGAAGCATGGCAGGATGCGACATTGGCAAGTGTGCACGGACGCAGTATCAAAGGTCTGGCACAGCGTATCGACGGGAAGGATAAGGTCGCATTGCTGACGGATCGGGAAAACTCGCCAGCAGCGATCGCTAAGTACCTCCTTTCGTTCCATATGACCGAGTACGATGCGTTTGTGGCGGAGAATCTCGGCAGCGCCGAAGAGCGGACAGGTTGGTACTCCCTTGAAGAAATGGCAGATGGGGTCTTCTCTGATCTGAATGTCATGATTTTGAAAAAACGCCGTCCAAGCCCAGTGTGGCCGTTCGGAATTGCAGACGAGGAATTCTCCCAGCGCAAGCCGGACAAGGGACTCATTACGAAAAAAGAAGTGCGCATTTTAAGCATTGCACAGTTGCAATTGCATGCCAAAAGCATCGTCTGGGACATCGGCACCTGCACAGGCTCTGTCGCCATTGAAGCGGGACGAATTGCGCGTGAGGGTGAAGTGTACGGCGTTGAGAAGAACGTGGACGATCTGGAAAACTGCCGCCAGAACATGGCGAAGTTTCGCACGGATTTGACAGTCGTCAATGCACGCGCCCCACATGGCCTCGATCAATTCCCAGACCCGGACGCTGTATTCATCGGCGGTAGTGGCGGAGAATTGCGCGAGCTGTTGAATATCTGCTGCACACGACTGCGCCCGAATGGTCGGATCGTGGTGAATGCAGCGACCATTGAGACATTGTACGAAGCGACACAAGCATTCGCGCAAGAAGGATTCGAGACATCGGTGACACTGGCGCAGCTATCGCGCAGCAAGCCGATTTTGTCCCTAACGCGTTTTGAAGCATTGAATCCGATCTACATCATTACAGCCTGGGCCAAGCAGGCAGAAGAACAAGGAGGAGACAGCAAGTGA